DNA from Streptomyces sp. NBC_01476:
TGGGCGTCGGGGTTCCGGGCTCGGGTTCCCGTCGGGGTTCCTCTCGGCTTTCCGGTCAGAGTTCCAGCCAGCCGGACCCGGTGTGCCAGTGGCGGCCGGCGCGCAGGTGGGCGGTGATGGCGCGCTCCAGGGTGGTGCGGGCCGGGAGTCCGGCGAGCGGGAGTGCGGGGTCGCCGAAGACGAAGGTGAGGGGGGCGTCGTCGTCGGGGGCGGGGTCGGGGGCGCCGAGGTGGAACAGCCGCTGGAAGGCGAGGATGTTGGAGGTGGGTGCCAGGTACTCGGCGAGCTGGGGGTCGAGCAGCCAGGAGTAGCAGGCGGCCACCGTGTACGGCTCGTCGGGGAAGTGGCGGGGGAAGAAGGCCCGGGCGGCGGCGAGGGAGGCCGCGCAGCCCTCGGCGGTGAGCGGGCCGCGGAAGTCGGGGATGTGGATCAGCAGTACGGGGTCGCCGGGGCGGGCCGCGAGGGTACGGGCCATCGTGCCGCCGAGCCGGGCGCGTTCGAACTGGAGGCGGCCCAGCTGGTGCAGGGTGCCGCGGAAGGCACGCAGCAGCCAGCGGGGGTGCAGCACGCCGGGGACGCCGTACCGGCGCCGGTGCAGGGCGACATGGCGGCCGACGTCGGCGAGGGTGCGGCGGGCGGTCGCCGCGGGGATGCCGTGCGCCCGGTGGTAGTCCTGGGTGTACGGCAGCGTGCCGATCAGCGTGAAGAGGGTGAACCAGTGTGCGCCGGCGCCGAGTTGGGCCGGCAGCACGGGGAGGTCGGGGCCCAGCGCGGGCCCGCCGCCGGGGCCACCGTGCGGGCGGCCCATGTCCCGTACCGCCAGCGCCACACAGCGGGCCAGCAGCTCCGGCAGGACCCCGTCCGCGTCCAGTTCGCCGCGCGCGGCGAGCACGGGGTTGATGTCGTCCGGGGCCAGGCCCAGATCGAGCAGCACATCCGCGAGTTCGGCCCCCCGCGGCAGCCGCACCTCCACGGCGGCGGCGTCAGCGGTCT
Protein-coding regions in this window:
- a CDS encoding acyltransferase domain-containing protein: MAQTREVLLADPELGAWVRGLETADAAAVEVRLPRGAELADVLLDLGLAPDDINPVLAARGELDADGVLPELLARCVALAVRDMGRPHGGPGGGPALGPDLPVLPAQLGAGAHWFTLFTLIGTLPYTQDYHRAHGIPAATARRTLADVGRHVALHRRRYGVPGVLHPRWLLRAFRGTLHQLGRLQFERARLGGTMARTLAARPGDPVLLIHIPDFRGPLTAEGCAASLAAARAFFPRHFPDEPYTVAACYSWLLDPQLAEYLAPTSNILAFQRLFHLGAPDPAPDDDAPLTFVFGDPALPLAGLPARTTLERAITAHLRAGRHWHTGSGWLEL